A stretch of Brassica napus cultivar Da-Ae chromosome C6, Da-Ae, whole genome shotgun sequence DNA encodes these proteins:
- the LOC111212658 gene encoding uncharacterized protein LOC111212658: MCLMCLLGDVSETSRRRTTTIRNPIKCCLLNYSRRRKQQHIRCFHHHHSPHQVSFKSITMFSSSFLRLVLLLCLVSSSFSTASPSNTTAADQTLRPQEELQKLKLIRQELQKINKPAVKTIQSSDGDTIDCVLSHQQPAFDHPLLQGQRPMDPPELPKGYIKDEKSYEDSQLWSLSGEFCPEGTIPVRRTTEQDMLRASSVRRFGRKIRRVRRDSTNNGHEHAVGYVSGRQYYGAKASINVWSPRVASQHEFSLSQIWVIAGSFTHDLNTIEAGWQISPELYGDTYPRFFTYWTSDAYRSTGCYNLLCSGFVQTNRRIAIGAAISPRSSYRGGQFDISLLIWKDPKHGHWWLQFGSGTLVGYWPAFLFTHLKQHGSMVQFGGEIVNTRPGGSHTSTQMGSGHFAGEGFGKASYFRNLQVVDWDNTLLPVSNLKILADHPNCYDIRGGTNRVWGNYFYYGGPGKNPRCP, from the exons ATGTGTTTAATGTGTTTGTTGGGAGATGTGTCAGAAACATCAAGGAGACGAACAACAACAATAAGGAACCCTATTAAATGTTGTCTTTTGAATTActcgagaagaagaaaacaacagCACATCAGAtgttttcatcatcatcatagtcCGCACCAAGTTTCATTCAAGTCCATTACCATGTTTTCTTCTAGCTTCCTCAGATTGGTTCTATTACTATGTCTtgtctcttcttccttctccaccGCTTCTCCCTCAAATACTACCGCCGCCGATCAAACTCTCAGGCCGCAAGAAGAGCTCCAGAAGCTGAAACTGATTAGACAAGAACTCCAAAAAATCAACAAGCCCGCCGTCAAAACCATTCAG AGCTCAGATGGAGATACAATAGATTGTGTTTTGTCTCATCAGCAACCTGCTTTCGATCATCCTCTCTTACAGGGACAGAGACCAATG GATCCACCTGAGCTCCCCAAAGGATACATCAAAGATGAAAAATCCTACGAAGATTCTCAACTATGGAGTTTATCCGGCGAGTTTTGCCCGGAAGGCACAATTCCGGTAAGAAGAACAACGGAACAAGACATGCTAAGAGCAAGTTCTGTTCGGAGATTTGGTCGGAAAATCAGGCGCGTGAGGAGAGATTCCACAAATAACGGACACGAA CATGCGGTGGGATACGTATCCGGGAGACAATACTACGGAGCTAAAGCAAGTATAAACGTATGGTCGCCACGTGTTGCTAGCCAACACGAGTTCAGTCTTTCTCAGATTTGGGTTATCGCCGGTTCGTTCACTCACGATCTTAATACCATCGAAGCCGGTTGGCAA ATTAGTCCTGAGCTATACGGAGATACTTACCCAAGATTCTTTACCTATTGGACG TCCGATGCATACCGATCGACGGGTTGCTACAATTTGTTGTGTTCCGGTTTTGTTCAAACCAACCGGAGAATCGCGATAGGAGCTGCAATTTCTCCTAGATCTTCGTATCGAGGTGGACAATTCGATATAAGCTTATTAATCTGGAAG GATCCCAAGCACGGTCACTGGTGGCTACAATTCGGGTCGGGTACATTAGTCGGTTACTGGCCAGCGTTTCTATTCACGCATCTAAAGCAACATGGGAGCATGGTCCAGTTCGGAGGCGAGATTGTGAATACCCGACCTGGTGGTTCACACACTTCGACCCAAATGGGCAGTGGCCATTTTGCCGGTGAAGGTTTTGGTAAAGCATCGTATTTCCGGAATCTCCAAGTGGTTGATTGGGACAATACTCTTCTTCCCGTTTCGAATCTAAAGAttctcgctgatcatcccaatTGTTATGATATAAGAGGTGGGACGAATCGTGTGTGgggtaattatttttattatggaGGTCCAGGGAAAAACCCTAGATGTCCATGA
- the BNAC06G31740D gene encoding uncharacterized protein BNAC06G31740D isoform X2, with protein sequence MQRYVLSGYHLKTLHYSLTHDLHSMRFQDLQGGGGSSIKRLATPPPLFKSVCYVFGSLGLSTMEVDMLLLDSQVSRLQLWFRVELPLVSTRLLSSVMGDQTTLGRMSISLEPMVSLMRANLGPFVNGIRLYKAKIEEQQNYNEEKKDYATTQH encoded by the exons ATGCAACGTTACGTGTTATCGGGTTATCACCTTAAAACCCTCCATTACTCTCTCACACATGATCTACACTCAATGCGATTTCAGGATCTGCAAGGCGGTGGAGGTTCATCTATAAAAAG ACTGGCTACTCCTCCTCCACTGTTCAAGTCCGTTTGTTATGTTTTTGGGAGTCTAGGACTGTCCACCATGGAAGTGGATATGCTCCTACTGGACTCTCAG GTGTCAAGGTTACAGCTGTGGTTCCGAGTGGAGCTTCCACTGGTATCTACGAGACTCTTGAGCTCAGTGATGGGGGATCAGACTACCTTGGGAAGGATGTCTATAAG CTTGGAGCCAATGGTATCATTGATGCGTGCAAACCTGGGGCCATTTGTCAATGGCATTCGTCTCTACAAAGCGAAGATAGAAGAGCAACAG AATTAcaatgaagaaaaaaaggatTATGCAACTACCCAGCATTAA
- the BNAC06G31740D gene encoding uncharacterized protein BNAC06G31740D isoform X1 has translation MQRYVLSGYHLKTLHYSLTHDLHSMRFQDLQGGGGSSIKRLATPPPLFKSVCYVFGSLGLSTMEVDMLLLDSQVSRLQLWFRVELPLVSTRLLSSVMGDQTTLGRMSISLEPMVSLMRANLGPFVNGIRLYKAKIEEQQKKRIMQLPSINTCWKQVTLSLRVPIMKRARYGTNLMLIMPPKKCSLGDIDSPCTVCFVTNKSRSS, from the exons ATGCAACGTTACGTGTTATCGGGTTATCACCTTAAAACCCTCCATTACTCTCTCACACATGATCTACACTCAATGCGATTTCAGGATCTGCAAGGCGGTGGAGGTTCATCTATAAAAAG ACTGGCTACTCCTCCTCCACTGTTCAAGTCCGTTTGTTATGTTTTTGGGAGTCTAGGACTGTCCACCATGGAAGTGGATATGCTCCTACTGGACTCTCAG GTGTCAAGGTTACAGCTGTGGTTCCGAGTGGAGCTTCCACTGGTATCTACGAGACTCTTGAGCTCAGTGATGGGGGATCAGACTACCTTGGGAAGGATGTCTATAAG CTTGGAGCCAATGGTATCATTGATGCGTGCAAACCTGGGGCCATTTGTCAATGGCATTCGTCTCTACAAAGCGAAGATAGAAGAGCAACAG aaaaaaaggatTATGCAACTACCCAGCATTAACACATGCTGGAAACAAGTGACGCTATCATTGCGCGTCCCAATTATGAAGAGAGCCAGATACGGGACAAACTTGATGCTAATCATGCCACCCAAAAAATGTAGCCTTGGAGATATTGACAGCCCATGCACAGTTTGTTTTGTTACAAACAAATCACGAAGTTCATGA